The following is a genomic window from Staphylococcus saccharolyticus.
ATGTGACAATTAAAAATTCTACAATGTCTCAAAAATTAATGAATGAACTACAAAAGCATAATGTCATACTTGAAAATATACAAAATACTTTTTAACAACGAAAATTCTTATAGCGGGCTAAACTTAGTAAATCTTAGATACAATTTGATCCATATGGGATAGTATTGATAAAAACCGAAACGTTTAAATATCATGGGGGCTTTCATATGATTGAAAGTGACCGTTATTCAAAATTTGATAAAAGTAATATTAAGAGAGAGGATTTAGTATCTTTTAAAGAGATTGAAGAAATCATTAATAAGATCAAAACCAATGATAGACAATCTCAAGACGGCAAAGCCATACAATATAAAGTTGAAACTCATTTAAAAGACTGGAAAAATTACTTAAAAGACGAATATAGACCCGATAATCAACCTGAAAAAAACGTTTAGATCAGAGTCTTAAATGATTTGGAAGCTGCTTTTAATTATAAAGACGGGACCAAAGTGACAAGTTTATTGGAGCCAGCTTATCAACGTAGTAAAAAAAGATTTGCCATATGGAAGAGCGCTAATTATTTATAGTTAAGATAATATCGTTCAACGTGCTCAAACGTTTTATGATAAAACTGCAGAAAATGAGAAGTTAGCAAACTTTATTTTAGATAAAAATATCGAATTAAGTGAAGAAATAATGTTAAATGATTTTATTAAACTACTGAAACTTCATAAAGCATATTTGGAAACACTATTTTAGTAAAAAAATCAAACTTAAAGGATTTATTTACGCAAAAAACCTGAGACATCAATCAATGTCTCAAGCATTTCTATGTATTGGTAGTTGATGACTAAATTGAAAATGCGCTTATATTAAGCTTTTTTCAACTATAGTTCGGAACTCAACTTATCGGGATAGGACAACGAATTCAATTCAAATTCTGTCTCACACCCACGCACACTACTTAAGCAAAGCATCTTATTATATTTTGCTTTTTTTATATTAATTGCACTATAAAGACTAAAACAATAATGATTGGCATCACAAACTTAATTAAGTAATACCATGGTAAAAATAATTTGAATTTGTCTTTACCAAAGTTCTCTTTCAACAACGTTTTATCTAACAATTGGCCAACTACCAATGTCGTACCTAAAGCTCCCAATGGCATAAGTATATTAGATACAATGAAATCCATGTTATCAAAAATTGTACCTGCGCCAAATATTACTTCACGTAGACTACTAAAAGATAAAGTAGATGGAATGCTAATAATAAATACAAATATACTTCCTATAACTGCCACTTTTTTTCGTTTACTATTATCATTCTTAGAAAAGTTTGACACATTTAACTCTAATAAAGAGATAGAAGACGTTAATGCAGCAAATAAGAATAACAATAAAAATATAAAATAAAAGATAGCACCAAAATGCATTTGATTAAACACTAAAGGAAGCACTTTAAATAATAGTCCCGGTCCTTCTTGGGGGTGGTACCCAAATGTTTTTAGAGCAGGGAATATGGCTAAGCCTGCTAAAATAGAAATTAAAATGTTCATCACTACAATTGAAAATGCTGATGATTTAATTGTCATTTCTTTTGGAGCATAACTTGCGTACGTAATCATACCAGTTGTCCCTAGTGATAAAGTGAAGAATGATTGTCCTAAAGCAAATAATACGCCTTCTACAGATATATCATCTACTCTTGGTTGCAGTATATAACGAATACCGTCTACCGCACCGTCTAAAGTTAAAGATTTAGCTACTATAATAATCAAAAAGACAAATAATAAAGGCATCATAATTTTAGAAGCTTTTTCTAAACCTTTTTCCACACCAAGCATCACAATAATCATTGTTAAAAATATAAAAACACCTTGTCCTATTACTGTTAGCCAAGGATTACTAATAATTTCTTCGAATTTGATATCTATTAAAGATACTGATTTTAACGAAAGTGCCTGTATAATCACATTGCCTATATAAATGATAATCCAGCCACCGATGACACTATAGAAACCAAACAATATAAATACTGCTAAGTTACCATTCCAACCGATGATATTAAGCCACTTTTTTTCAGTTAATTTTTTATATATTTGAGTCGTATACGTATGTCCCATCTTACCAACAGTAAATTCCATAATAAGTAGTGGAAGGCCTACAAAGATGGTGAAAATTAAAAACATGAATAAAAATGCACCACCGCCATATATCCCAGCCATATATGGAAATTTCCACATTGCCCCTAATCCAATAGCAGAACCTGCGCTAGCTAGGATAAAACCAGTAGATGTCTTCCAATGTGAATGGTTACTCAAAATACCAACTCCCTTTAAAGCGCTAAAGTGTTTGAATACTCAAATTTCACTTTATCATGAGTTTATTTTATGTGCAATGTACCTATAGATTGTCAGAATAATTAGATTTAAACTAATTTTAAGATTCAATTCATTTTTGTTTGAGTTTAATCAAAATCATAAACTATATTTTGACCTTCACTTACTTCTTCTATGTCTAAACTTTCAATATGATCAACATTAATATAATGAATAACATCCTTTTTAATAAATAAGTATGGTAGTTCATCGAATTCATCTATTATTCGACTTACACAAGTATCGTACTCAGGACCATTTTCAAATGTTTTAAATTCAGTATATGTTTGACCAGAAACAGTTGTATAAGTTACTAAAAAAGTTCGTTTCATATCATTAAACTCCTTGCTTTATATATACTATTTATCGCTTAAAAAATTGAATAATTGCTTGTTCTACTTTTTCTACACCTTCCCCATGTGTCATGAGATGACCGCTTTGTGCAAATGATTCTAATAACTTATCGTCGCTGTTAATATGATTATAAATATATTGTGCGCTTTCTGCATATAATTCATCATCTTTTTCACCATATAATATACTTGCAGTCGATGTAATTTGTTTCAGATTAATCATTATTTCATCTATCACACGCTGAAAGATTTCAATCTCATTATTATAATGTAGAATCGTATCCATTTGTTGACATCGTTCACCTTCATCTAAACTTAAAATTTGATTCATTCTCTGACCATATCTTTCAAGTCTCCAGGCTATCTCACTTTCTCGCTTTTTGTCAGGGGCAGACATCACAGCAATACGATCTAATTTAAATCGCTCTGCAAGTCTTAGAGTAAATAATCCACCTAATGAAACTCCAGTTGCGCTGATGGTTTGATAACCTTCATTTTCCAGAAAATGATACGCGTTAATCACTTCATTCCACCAATCATTAATATCATACTGAGTAAATTTACTTAGCGGTAATCCATGACCTGGATAATTAGGTACGTAACACGTAAATCCTTCTTCATTAAGTAACGTGGCTAGATGTTTAACATCTCGCACAGTACCGGTAAATGAGTGCAATAATAAAATTGCTCGGTAGCGATGACCTTTTAGATAAATAGACTGAGGTGATTTAATCTTCATTTCCTAATTCCACTCCTAATTGAATAATTAACTTTAACATAGAGATTGTGACATTAATAAGATTTAATCTTTGGGTTTAACTGATCTATGATTCCGTTGCCTAAAAGTAACTAAGGGATAAGTCATAATAAATAATGAAACCCATAAACAAGCCAAGCTCACACCACCCACAACATCAGAAAAATAGTGGGCCGTGAAAGTAGATTCTACTAAATAAAACACTCATCCAAAACA
Proteins encoded in this region:
- a CDS encoding sodium-dependent transporter codes for the protein MSNHSHWKTSTGFILASAGSAIGLGAMWKFPYMAGIYGGGAFLFMFLIFTIFVGLPLLIMEFTVGKMGHTYTTQIYKKLTEKKWLNIIGWNGNLAVFILFGFYSVIGGWIIIYIGNVIIQALSLKSVSLIDIKFEEIISNPWLTVIGQGVFIFLTMIIVMLGVEKGLEKASKIMMPLLFVFLIIIVAKSLTLDGAVDGIRYILQPRVDDISVEGVLFALGQSFFTLSLGTTGMITYASYAPKEMTIKSSAFSIVVMNILISILAGLAIFPALKTFGYHPQEGPGLLFKVLPLVFNQMHFGAIFYFIFLLLFLFAALTSSISLLELNVSNFSKNDNSKRKKVAVIGSIFVFIISIPSTLSFSSLREVIFGAGTIFDNMDFIVSNILMPLGALGTTLVVGQLLDKTLLKENFGKDKFKLFLPWYYLIKFVMPIIIVLVFIVQLI
- a CDS encoding alpha/beta hydrolase, which codes for MKIKSPQSIYLKGHRYRAILLLHSFTGTVRDVKHLATLLNEEGFTCYVPNYPGHGLPLSKFTQYDINDWWNEVINAYHFLENEGYQTISATGVSLGGLFTLRLAERFKLDRIAVMSAPDKKRESEIAWRLERYGQRMNQILSLDEGERCQQMDTILHYNNEIEIFQRVIDEIMINLKQITSTASILYGEKDDELYAESAQYIYNHINSDDKLLESFAQSGHLMTHGEGVEKVEQAIIQFFKR